A window of the Mucilaginibacter sp. cycad4 genome harbors these coding sequences:
- a CDS encoding 5'(3')-deoxyribonucleotidase, with amino-acid sequence MKTQAKKTIAIDMDGVIADVESQLIKYYEQLYGITTSLEAIDGLSHAEAFPLDAVTKASLNLPGFFRTLPVMPGAIEAVKKLMEDYEVYIVSAATEFPLSLFEKLEWLQEYFPFISWRNVVLCGDKSIIHTDYMIDDHCKNLDYCSGKAIMFNAHHNKHEHQHVRVNNWDEILNLFEKEVQEA; translated from the coding sequence ATGAAAACGCAAGCAAAGAAAACTATCGCCATTGATATGGACGGCGTTATTGCCGATGTTGAATCGCAACTGATCAAATATTATGAACAGTTGTATGGCATTACTACAAGCCTCGAAGCTATTGATGGCTTATCCCACGCGGAGGCTTTTCCGTTGGATGCTGTAACGAAAGCTTCCCTGAACTTACCCGGGTTTTTCCGTACGCTACCGGTTATGCCAGGCGCTATTGAGGCCGTTAAAAAGCTGATGGAAGATTATGAGGTATACATTGTATCGGCAGCTACCGAATTTCCATTATCGCTATTTGAAAAGCTGGAATGGCTCCAGGAATATTTCCCGTTTATCAGCTGGCGTAATGTTGTGCTGTGTGGCGATAAAAGCATCATCCACACCGATTACATGATAGATGACCATTGTAAAAACCTTGACTATTGCAGCGGTAAGGCGATCATGTTTAACGCACATCACAACAAGCATGAACACCAGCATGTGCGGGTT